Proteins co-encoded in one Pantoea phytobeneficialis genomic window:
- a CDS encoding O-methyltransferase, with translation MRPPDYPSSDAAKWSQVDAWLAEKLVSEEPDLKHTLANNANHGLPAIDVSALQGKMLALLVKMTRAVRVLEIGTLGGYSTIWMVKALPHNGIVTTIEFNPHHADVARQNIANAGLTARVELLTGAALDVLPGLSPPFDLIFIDADKVNNPRYLAWAIKLSRQGTVIVGDNVVRGGGVIDPENHDPNVQGLRDFIQMIAEDDQLEATAIQTVGEKGWDGFVMALVNT, from the coding sequence ATGCGACCCCCTGATTATCCTTCCAGCGACGCGGCAAAATGGTCACAAGTTGATGCCTGGTTGGCTGAAAAGCTTGTTTCCGAAGAACCAGACTTGAAACATACCCTCGCGAATAACGCAAATCATGGCTTACCCGCTATCGATGTATCCGCCTTGCAGGGCAAGATGCTGGCGCTTCTGGTCAAAATGACTCGCGCTGTTCGCGTTCTTGAAATTGGTACACTTGGCGGCTACAGCACGATTTGGATGGTGAAAGCGTTACCGCATAACGGGATCGTGACGACCATCGAGTTTAATCCGCATCATGCCGACGTTGCGCGCCAAAACATCGCTAATGCCGGGCTGACAGCACGCGTCGAGCTTCTTACCGGAGCGGCCCTTGATGTATTACCTGGGCTTAGCCCGCCCTTTGACCTTATTTTTATCGATGCGGATAAAGTAAATAACCCTCGTTATCTCGCATGGGCAATAAAACTGTCGCGGCAAGGAACGGTTATCGTCGGGGATAATGTGGTACGCGGCGGAGGGGTCATTGATCCCGAGAATCATGACCCGAACGTGCAAGGATTGAGAGACTTTATACAGATGATCGCAGAAGACGACCAACTGGAAGCGACGGCAATTCAGACTGTCGGTGAGAAAGGATGGGATGGCTTTGTCATGGCGCTGGTTAATACTTAA
- a CDS encoding Rrf2 family transcriptional regulator, whose product MRSDTRLSRVLHVLVHLACDSGIYTSQQLAEMLDTNAALVRRTMAGLREAGYVRSEKGHNGGWSLSCDPAQVTLRDIYKAVGITHLYNLGINRDNPHCLIENTVNDELDVALKQAESLLMERLSEITLSHLCNKFKENNS is encoded by the coding sequence TTGAGAAGCGACACACGATTATCGCGAGTTTTACACGTACTGGTTCATCTGGCCTGTGATTCAGGAATCTACACCTCCCAACAACTGGCTGAGATGCTGGACACCAATGCCGCGCTGGTACGCAGAACGATGGCAGGTTTACGTGAAGCCGGTTATGTCCGCTCCGAAAAAGGACACAATGGTGGCTGGTCATTAAGTTGTGACCCTGCTCAGGTGACTTTGCGGGATATCTACAAAGCGGTGGGAATAACCCATCTCTACAACCTTGGCATCAACAGGGATAATCCCCACTGCCTGATTGAAAATACCGTTAACGATGAGTTAGATGTTGCGTTAAAACAGGCTGAGTCACTGTTAATGGAACGTCTGAGCGAAATCACCCTCAGTCATTTGTGCAATAAGTTCAAAGAAAACAACAGTTAA
- a CDS encoding DUF1360 domain-containing protein, whose translation MQQVIELSAIQSLWTCIVLSFAAASISFTITQTELFVPVRNLANKIGHMTGYLFHCFYCMSHWVVLAGVIIYRPVIIRSGNIFIDLVISTFFTITLTTFTNGLMFRCFINAMAKKMKEKELKETMSNNK comes from the coding sequence GTGCAACAGGTTATTGAATTATCCGCTATCCAGTCATTGTGGACATGCATCGTGCTCAGCTTCGCTGCCGCCAGCATCTCTTTTACCATCACCCAGACAGAACTCTTTGTGCCGGTGCGAAACCTGGCCAATAAAATTGGTCATATGACTGGCTATTTGTTTCATTGTTTTTATTGTATGAGCCACTGGGTCGTACTGGCTGGCGTGATCATTTATCGTCCGGTCATTATCCGTAGCGGTAATATTTTTATCGATCTGGTTATTAGTACCTTTTTCACCATCACACTGACAACTTTTACTAATGGCCTGATGTTTCGCTGCTTTATTAATGCAATGGCAAAGAAGATGAAGGAAAAAGAACTTAAGGAAACAATGAGCAACAATAAATAG
- the asd gene encoding aspartate-semialdehyde dehydrogenase, whose product MKHVGIIGWRGMVGSVLLQRMVEEDDLHDISAHFYSTSSAGDPGPVIGDVSYTLKDAHSIEALAEMDIIITCQGGDYTKSIYPALINHGWQGYWIDAASALRMDEKACIILDPVNRANIDRAVEDGIKLFVGGNCSITLSLMGLAGLIKADLIEWMSVMTYQSASGAGAKHVRELIAQSAYINRYLSSEELATSGSVLPLVNKVSELINSTDMPTQSFGAPLMGSIIPWIDSDLGDGNSREEWKGEAETNKILGLPAGTIPVNGLCIRVGVIRCHSAAITLKLKREVNEAEFATLITDAHPWVNYVPNNKEESVSKLTPAYISGSPQVGIGRYKKMALNNEPIYSVLTVGDQLLWGAAEPLRRMLNILLGRV is encoded by the coding sequence ATGAAGCATGTCGGCATTATTGGCTGGAGAGGCATGGTTGGTTCAGTTTTGTTACAGCGCATGGTAGAAGAAGATGATTTACATGACATTTCTGCGCATTTTTATAGTACCTCCAGTGCGGGCGATCCAGGTCCTGTCATTGGTGACGTCAGCTATACCCTCAAAGATGCTCATTCTATTGAAGCACTCGCGGAAATGGACATCATTATTACGTGCCAGGGCGGAGATTATACGAAATCAATCTATCCCGCATTGATTAATCATGGCTGGCAAGGCTATTGGATCGATGCAGCCTCAGCCCTGCGGATGGATGAAAAAGCCTGTATTATTCTCGATCCTGTTAATCGCGCAAATATTGACCGCGCGGTTGAAGACGGGATTAAGCTTTTTGTCGGTGGCAATTGTTCGATAACGCTCAGCCTGATGGGGCTTGCCGGGCTAATAAAAGCTGACCTGATTGAATGGATGAGTGTGATGACCTATCAGTCGGCATCTGGTGCCGGTGCGAAGCATGTACGGGAATTAATTGCCCAAAGCGCTTATATCAACCGTTATTTGTCTTCTGAAGAGTTGGCAACATCAGGATCAGTACTTCCTCTGGTCAACAAAGTTAGTGAGTTAATTAACAGTACTGACATGCCAACCCAGAGCTTTGGCGCGCCTTTAATGGGTAGCATCATTCCCTGGATTGACAGTGACCTGGGGGATGGAAATAGCCGTGAAGAGTGGAAAGGTGAGGCAGAAACAAACAAAATTCTTGGTCTGCCGGCCGGAACGATCCCGGTTAATGGCTTGTGTATTCGGGTTGGCGTGATCCGGTGCCACAGCGCTGCAATCACCCTGAAGCTCAAGCGCGAAGTTAACGAAGCAGAATTTGCAACGCTGATTACTGATGCCCACCCCTGGGTTAACTATGTGCCTAATAATAAGGAAGAAAGCGTCAGTAAGTTGACACCAGCTTATATCAGCGGCTCCCCACAAGTCGGGATAGGCCGTTACAAGAAAATGGCACTCAATAATGAACCAATATATTCGGTTCTGACGGTAGGCGACCAGCTATTGTGGGGGGCGGCGGAACCTTTGCGTCGCATGTTAAATATCCTGCTTGGCCGGGTGTGA
- a CDS encoding ester cyclase: MSEQNKIVVQRFNQQVIVEGNRQSFDELVAENFINRSAPSGAANDRESLWCTFELILRPALADLQVNIEDQIAERDWVTTRKSLTGVHQGELLGVPATGQNVTITVIDMVRIEEGKYVEHWGLNTLIQLVSQLRQI, translated from the coding sequence ATGTCAGAACAGAACAAAATCGTCGTACAACGCTTCAATCAACAGGTGATTGTCGAAGGAAATCGCCAGAGTTTTGACGAGTTGGTGGCTGAGAATTTCATTAACCGTTCTGCTCCCTCTGGCGCAGCTAATGATCGCGAAAGCCTTTGGTGCACCTTTGAGTTGATACTTCGGCCAGCGTTGGCTGACTTGCAGGTCAACATTGAAGATCAAATTGCGGAACGTGACTGGGTCACGACACGGAAAAGCCTGACGGGCGTGCACCAGGGGGAGCTATTGGGTGTTCCGGCTACAGGCCAAAACGTGACTATCACCGTGATTGATATGGTGCGTATTGAAGAGGGCAAATACGTTGAGCATTGGGGATTGAATACACTAATACAGCTAGTGAGCCAACTCAGGCAGATTTAA
- a CDS encoding MarR family winged helix-turn-helix transcriptional regulator — MSNETQMLADELRHVVSAFVRHVRVATATVRTSQHETLELLNTHKELSIADLARLRGVKHQSMRLVINELEQQGLIERQKSPQDARAQLIVLSESACLLLASARRQRTEWIAAQIANKLDEAGRADLQKGLAALHKLL; from the coding sequence TTGTCAAACGAAACTCAAATGCTGGCTGATGAATTACGCCACGTTGTCAGCGCTTTCGTGCGCCATGTACGCGTGGCAACGGCTACTGTTCGCACTTCGCAGCATGAAACGCTGGAGTTGCTCAATACGCATAAGGAACTTTCCATTGCAGACCTTGCGCGTCTGCGTGGCGTAAAACATCAAAGCATGCGCTTGGTGATCAATGAACTGGAACAGCAAGGTTTGATCGAGCGGCAAAAAAGCCCGCAGGATGCGCGTGCGCAGCTGATTGTCTTGAGTGAAAGTGCATGCCTGTTGCTGGCATCTGCCCGCAGGCAACGTACCGAGTGGATAGCTGCACAGATCGCCAACAAGCTCGATGAGGCCGGGCGTGCCGACCTGCAAAAAGGGCTGGCCGCTCTGCATAAGTTGCTTTAA
- a CDS encoding alpha/beta fold hydrolase encodes MKSYTVQANGIRQFVVEEGEGAPVILLHGFPETNYAWRHQIPVLSKQFRVIAPDLRGYGETDKPASGYDKRNMALDIRELMRELDIHKVALVGHDRGARVATRFAKDYPELVDRLVVMDNVPTRIVARDLNASIAKAYWFFLFHLVPDLPEALIAGREHIWLRHFFSDWTYDPSTISGEAFDTYVKSYQAPGAVRGAMADYRANAQDIAQDLEDAELKIACPVMSLWGADFHAVGKLFDMASVWSEMADDVQAIAIEQCGHLPQEEQPEKVNQLLMNFLSSWRSV; translated from the coding sequence ATGAAAAGCTATACAGTTCAGGCCAATGGTATTCGGCAATTTGTTGTTGAGGAAGGGGAGGGAGCACCTGTTATTCTGCTGCATGGATTCCCGGAAACAAACTATGCGTGGCGGCATCAAATTCCGGTCTTATCTAAACAGTTTCGCGTGATTGCACCTGATCTTCGCGGTTACGGTGAGACGGATAAACCAGCATCTGGCTACGATAAGCGCAACATGGCGCTTGATATTCGCGAGTTGATGCGAGAACTCGACATCCATAAAGTTGCCCTGGTTGGTCATGACCGTGGTGCGCGCGTGGCGACCCGCTTTGCTAAGGATTACCCGGAGCTTGTTGATCGCCTGGTAGTGATGGATAACGTTCCAACTCGCATTGTTGCGCGTGATCTGAATGCTTCGATTGCCAAAGCGTACTGGTTCTTCCTGTTCCACCTGGTTCCTGATCTCCCGGAGGCGCTTATCGCCGGTCGTGAACACATCTGGTTGCGTCACTTCTTCTCCGACTGGACTTATGATCCCTCTACCATCAGTGGAGAAGCGTTTGATACCTATGTGAAGTCTTATCAGGCGCCTGGTGCTGTCCGGGGAGCTATGGCGGATTATCGGGCCAACGCACAGGATATTGCGCAAGACCTCGAAGACGCAGAGTTGAAAATTGCCTGCCCGGTGATGTCATTGTGGGGAGCGGATTTTCATGCGGTCGGAAAACTGTTCGACATGGCAAGTGTCTGGTCTGAAATGGCCGATGACGTGCAGGCCATCGCCATTGAACAGTGTGGGCATTTGCCCCAGGAGGAGCAGCCTGAAAAAGTAAATCAACTGCTGATGAATTTCTTAAGCAGCTGGCGCTCCGTCTGA
- a CDS encoding MBL fold metallo-hydrolase — protein MKGFAKVLGIAGMAFVAHAVANAPDQIRQQVPGYYRLAVGDYEVTALFDGYNDLSPGLLQGLSAEKVRALLARQAIGPDRMPTTFNAFLINTGKHLVMVDSGAGQCVPQTAGQLVPNIQASGYQPAQVDTIFLTHLHLDHVCGLVDASGKALFPNATVYVSQAEANYWLDPQKKASAPERAREYFDIAQHSLAPYKASGHLKTFVPPASPIPEVEASYAVGHTPGSAVYRFTSRGAAITFIGDLIHNAAVQFDHPDVAIRFDVDPVKATESREKEFSKLASDGEWLAAAHLPFPGIGHVTQEGKKFNWAPALYGPYKRADDVPLLK, from the coding sequence ATGAAAGGTTTTGCAAAGGTTCTGGGTATTGCAGGCATGGCTTTTGTTGCTCATGCCGTGGCAAATGCGCCTGACCAGATCCGCCAACAGGTTCCTGGGTACTACCGTCTGGCGGTGGGGGATTACGAGGTCACTGCTTTGTTTGACGGCTACAATGACCTGTCCCCAGGTTTGTTGCAAGGGCTGTCTGCGGAAAAGGTTCGTGCGCTTCTTGCACGTCAGGCAATTGGTCCGGACAGGATGCCAACGACATTTAATGCATTCCTGATTAACACCGGGAAGCACCTGGTGATGGTTGATAGTGGCGCCGGGCAGTGTGTGCCACAGACGGCCGGGCAGTTGGTGCCTAACATTCAGGCCTCTGGCTACCAGCCAGCGCAGGTCGACACTATCTTCCTGACTCACCTGCATTTGGATCATGTTTGTGGTCTGGTTGATGCGTCCGGAAAAGCACTGTTCCCCAATGCGACGGTTTACGTGTCCCAGGCGGAAGCCAATTACTGGCTGGACCCGCAGAAGAAAGCCTCTGCGCCAGAGCGTGCCAGAGAATATTTCGATATTGCTCAACATTCTCTTGCTCCTTACAAAGCCAGTGGGCACCTGAAGACCTTTGTTCCGCCGGCATCGCCAATCCCGGAAGTCGAGGCCTCTTACGCTGTTGGTCATACGCCTGGAAGTGCTGTTTATCGGTTTACGTCCAGGGGGGCCGCAATCACATTTATCGGCGACTTAATCCATAACGCCGCAGTGCAGTTTGATCATCCCGATGTTGCCATTCGTTTTGATGTCGATCCTGTAAAGGCGACAGAGTCACGCGAAAAGGAATTTTCAAAGTTGGCATCAGATGGCGAATGGTTGGCTGCCGCTCACTTACCATTCCCTGGTATCGGTCATGTCACGCAGGAAGGTAAGAAATTCAATTGGGCACCCGCTCTGTATGGCCCCTATAAACGCGCGGATGACGTTCCTTTGCTGAAGTGA
- a CDS encoding LysR family transcriptional regulator yields the protein MKLEDIEVFVEAVQIGSLAGAARRLSLSSMAASRSLNNLETELNVRLVHRTTRALSLTSDGETFYPHALSLLEGRANALADLRPAGSALTGHLRITASAAFGRKVVAPMLPTFMLQHPSLRVDLVTTDEQVDIVGKGIDVAIRIAPLRDNRLVARRLADNPRVLCASPAYLSAYGSPRSVTDLIAHHCLPTIGTSHWAFLGGEKNFRQKVSGRFSANSVEAIYEACAGGLGIANLSQWYVEPFIEAGVIQKVVLEDARPEPLGIWAVYPTSRLVPLKVRMFVEALEHHFT from the coding sequence ATGAAGCTTGAGGACATTGAGGTCTTTGTCGAAGCCGTGCAAATTGGCAGCCTCGCAGGCGCTGCCCGACGGCTCTCACTGAGTTCAATGGCGGCGTCCAGAAGCCTGAACAACCTCGAAACGGAGCTCAATGTAAGGCTGGTGCACCGCACCACGCGGGCACTCTCACTCACCAGCGACGGCGAGACATTTTACCCCCACGCACTGTCTTTACTGGAGGGACGAGCCAACGCGTTGGCCGATCTTCGACCGGCAGGGAGTGCCCTTACGGGACATCTACGGATAACGGCATCGGCAGCATTTGGCAGAAAGGTTGTAGCACCGATGCTTCCCACATTTATGCTTCAACATCCCTCATTACGTGTCGATTTAGTTACCACTGATGAACAGGTGGATATTGTTGGCAAAGGGATTGATGTTGCGATACGCATCGCTCCACTGCGCGATAATCGATTGGTCGCGCGACGACTGGCTGATAACCCGCGCGTGCTTTGCGCGTCACCGGCTTACCTGAGCGCATATGGTTCACCAAGGTCAGTCACTGATCTGATTGCTCATCATTGCCTGCCCACTATCGGCACATCGCATTGGGCCTTCCTGGGTGGTGAGAAGAATTTCAGGCAGAAGGTGTCTGGGCGCTTTTCAGCTAACTCGGTTGAAGCCATATACGAAGCCTGTGCGGGCGGCCTTGGCATCGCCAACCTCTCCCAATGGTACGTCGAACCCTTTATTGAGGCAGGCGTGATCCAGAAAGTAGTACTTGAAGATGCCAGGCCGGAACCGTTAGGTATCTGGGCCGTTTATCCAACTTCCCGGCTTGTTCCCTTAAAGGTGAGAATGTTTGTCGAAGCGCTGGAACATCACTTCACATAA
- a CDS encoding DUF2569 family protein, translating into MEWGCTKCGVEIPQDREFCDKCEEKHFRKIGGFLFLPLIGLIVTAASYLFVMTDAFKFLTENYAQLNANAKIFFILSIAIYIGEFLFSVTVLSFFLKKKKLLPKLFIFFLISVVATMSLNVYMLYRLIPSAKIGYNELVPVFRNVITALIWIPYFITSVRVKRTFTR; encoded by the coding sequence ATGGAATGGGGATGCACAAAGTGTGGGGTGGAAATACCTCAGGACAGAGAGTTTTGCGATAAATGTGAAGAAAAGCACTTCAGGAAAATTGGCGGGTTTCTGTTTTTACCCCTCATAGGACTGATCGTTACTGCTGCTTCTTATCTGTTTGTAATGACAGATGCGTTTAAATTTTTGACAGAAAACTATGCGCAACTGAATGCAAATGCAAAAATATTCTTCATACTCTCCATTGCTATTTATATCGGGGAGTTCTTGTTCTCAGTCACTGTTCTTTCGTTTTTTTTAAAGAAAAAAAAGCTGCTGCCAAAGCTTTTCATTTTCTTTTTGATATCAGTCGTGGCGACGATGTCACTGAATGTCTATATGCTTTACCGGTTAATCCCCAGCGCTAAAATTGGATATAATGAGCTTGTTCCTGTTTTTAGAAATGTGATAACGGCTCTTATCTGGATTCCATACTTCATCACATCAGTTCGTGTAAAAAGAACTTTTACCCGTTAG
- a CDS encoding helix-turn-helix transcriptional regulator, with protein MRRADRLFQIIQILRRTKLPVTAARLAEELEVSKRTIYRDIADLAGQRVPVEGEAGTGYRLSEYYDLPPLMFTAEELEAVCLGVQLVQRLPDATLANNANDVLSKIASVIPGKMMQFLHHSAVAVKPEETGANKTDTRQIRAAIRDSKKLLLEYRSAEGKVSKRVVWPVVLGYDLTHCLLIAWCENKKDFRHFRTDRLISVVRLDEYAGMNRTVLRARWEQWREAKLLRFK; from the coding sequence ATGCGGCGTGCAGATCGGCTTTTTCAGATCATCCAGATACTTCGACGGACAAAACTTCCGGTAACCGCTGCCAGGCTTGCAGAGGAACTTGAGGTTTCTAAACGCACCATTTATCGGGATATAGCGGATTTGGCAGGTCAACGTGTACCGGTCGAAGGAGAGGCTGGCACGGGATACAGGCTCAGTGAATATTACGATCTCCCCCCGTTAATGTTCACCGCAGAGGAACTTGAAGCTGTTTGTCTTGGCGTTCAGTTGGTGCAACGATTACCAGATGCCACCCTTGCCAACAATGCAAACGATGTTTTGTCGAAGATAGCATCAGTAATCCCCGGAAAGATGATGCAGTTTTTACATCATTCTGCGGTGGCGGTGAAACCAGAGGAAACTGGCGCGAATAAAACCGACACGCGCCAAATCCGGGCCGCCATTCGCGACAGTAAAAAACTGCTGCTTGAGTACCGCTCGGCTGAAGGAAAGGTCTCTAAAAGGGTCGTCTGGCCGGTTGTGCTTGGATATGATCTTACTCATTGCCTTCTGATTGCCTGGTGTGAAAATAAAAAGGATTTTCGACATTTTCGTACCGACCGCTTAATCAGTGTGGTTAGGCTGGATGAATACGCAGGCATGAATAGAACGGTTCTCAGGGCTCGATGGGAACAATGGCGTGAAGCAAAGTTACTACGATTCAAGTAG
- a CDS encoding VOC family protein: MKLVSIRLIVQDIKEVVNFYEVVTGYQAEWHAPVFAEIITPVAVIAIGSVETVVLFKEDCARPACNQSAILEFMVRDIDKEFMRLKEYGLEFVHPPKNMPWGNRTLQIRDPEGTLVSLFTPMTPAAINRFQR, translated from the coding sequence GTGAAATTAGTATCAATACGTCTTATCGTACAAGACATCAAAGAAGTTGTTAATTTCTATGAAGTAGTTACGGGTTATCAGGCTGAATGGCATGCCCCGGTGTTCGCTGAAATCATCACTCCGGTGGCCGTTATCGCGATAGGGAGCGTGGAAACGGTCGTGTTGTTCAAAGAAGATTGCGCCCGGCCAGCCTGCAACCAATCCGCCATTCTTGAATTTATGGTCAGGGATATTGATAAGGAGTTTATGAGATTGAAGGAATATGGTCTGGAGTTTGTCCATCCACCTAAAAATATGCCCTGGGGAAACAGAACCCTGCAAATTCGCGATCCTGAAGGAACGCTGGTATCACTTTTTACCCCGATGACACCAGCTGCCATCAATCGCTTTCAACGATGA
- a CDS encoding GNAT family N-acetyltransferase — protein MSISAIYEWREKNYLVSTDSEKLDIPAVHNYLTRSTWAKGIDVETVTASTKNSLNFGIYHNEAQIGFARLITDYATFAYLCDVYVLEEYQGDGLGRWLMECIHRHPVFEKLRRIMLFTTTAPWLYEKFGYEPVNKENYAWTITRPDIYLRGKNSR, from the coding sequence ATGAGCATTTCAGCGATTTATGAATGGCGAGAAAAGAATTATCTGGTAAGTACAGACAGCGAAAAGCTAGACATACCGGCTGTACACAATTACCTGACGAGATCCACATGGGCTAAAGGAATCGATGTTGAAACCGTTACTGCTTCAACAAAGAACAGCCTGAACTTTGGTATTTATCATAATGAGGCCCAAATAGGCTTTGCTCGTCTGATAACGGATTATGCGACCTTCGCTTACCTCTGCGATGTGTACGTATTAGAGGAATATCAGGGAGATGGGCTTGGAAGATGGCTTATGGAGTGTATTCATCGCCACCCGGTTTTTGAGAAACTTCGCCGGATCATGTTGTTCACAACAACCGCGCCTTGGCTCTATGAAAAGTTTGGCTATGAACCCGTCAATAAAGAAAACTATGCGTGGACCATTACCCGACCTGATATTTACCTTCGTGGCAAAAATAGCCGCTGA
- the yajD gene encoding YajD family HNH nuclease: MALIPKNYSRLESGYREKALKIYPWVCGRCSREFVYSNLRELTVHHIDHDHTNNPEDGSNWELLCLYCHDHEHSKYTEADLYGTSVVAGEDAQKDVGAATYNPFADLKSMLNKKK, translated from the coding sequence ATGGCCCTGATCCCGAAGAACTACTCGCGGCTCGAAAGCGGTTACCGTGAGAAAGCATTAAAAATCTATCCTTGGGTGTGTGGACGATGCTCGCGGGAGTTTGTTTATTCAAACCTACGCGAATTAACGGTTCACCATATCGATCACGACCACACCAATAACCCAGAGGATGGCAGCAACTGGGAGTTGTTGTGTCTGTATTGTCATGACCACGAACACTCAAAGTACACCGAAGCTGACCTTTACGGCACAAGCGTTGTGGCGGGGGAGGATGCCCAAAAGGATGTTGGCGCTGCAACCTATAATCCCTTTGCCGATTTAAAGTCGATGCTTAACAAGAAGAAATAG
- a CDS encoding GNAT family N-acetyltransferase, which translates to MSSETDRLSLRPIGQRDVEDLFRIYGDPATNTFNPAGPYPDREYAESVLARWLTHWTDYGFGMWAITEKQYPQRIIGFGGLSIRRYADISVNNLGYRFETAAWGKGYATEFAHFTLKHGFTELNLAEIAAIVRPHHVVSQNVLKKSGLKFVRDIYDVENAPPSLLFALSRQAWQMSNIE; encoded by the coding sequence ATGTCATCAGAAACTGACCGTTTGTCTCTGCGGCCAATAGGGCAAAGGGATGTTGAGGATCTCTTTCGCATTTACGGAGACCCGGCGACTAACACCTTCAATCCAGCAGGACCTTATCCTGACAGGGAATATGCGGAATCTGTTCTGGCTCGATGGTTAACGCACTGGACAGACTATGGATTTGGGATGTGGGCGATAACCGAGAAGCAATATCCTCAAAGAATCATAGGGTTTGGTGGCCTGAGTATTCGGAGATATGCTGATATTTCTGTCAACAATCTGGGTTATCGCTTCGAAACCGCCGCGTGGGGTAAAGGTTATGCTACGGAGTTTGCGCACTTTACCCTAAAACATGGTTTTACTGAGCTCAACCTGGCTGAAATAGCCGCTATTGTCAGGCCCCACCATGTTGTATCTCAAAATGTACTCAAAAAATCAGGTCTCAAGTTTGTCAGGGACATTTATGATGTTGAAAACGCACCACCGAGTCTCCTGTTTGCTCTAAGCCGTCAAGCATGGCAAATGAGTAACATTGAATAA